A single Paraburkholderia sp. FT54 DNA region contains:
- a CDS encoding nickel-dependent hydrogenase large subunit — MAVSTAPEATRTTQAAPGKLVEMNWDPITRIVGSLGIYTKIDFANRRVAECYSTSSIFRGYSIFMKGKDPRDAHFITSRICGICGDNHATCSVYAQNMAYGVKPPMIAEWIVNLGEAAEYMFDHNIFQDNLVGVDFCETMVKETNPGVWAKAQKTPAPHADKHGYQTIAEIMTALNPFTGEFYRETLMVSRYTREMFCLMEGRHVHPSTLYPGGVGTVPTIQLFTDYITRLMKYVEFMKKVVPLHDDLFDFFYEALPGYEEVGRRRVLLGCWGSFQDPNVCDYNYNTMTQWGRGMFVTPGVVVDGELVTTDLVDINLNIRILLGSSYYDDWDHEETFVKNDPLGNPVDRKHPWNQTTLPHPQKRKFDGNYTWVMSPRWLDKRTGDHLALDTGGGPIARLWATALAGLVDIGYIKATGHSVKIYLPKTALKPEVEFEWKIPKWSNALERDRARTYFQAYSAAAALYFAEQALAELHAGRTRTFSDFTVPEEGLGCGFHEAVRGVLSHHLVIREGKIANYHPYPPTPWNANPRDIYGTPGPYEDAVQNTPIFEENGPDRFKGIDIMRAVRSFDPCVPCGVHMYVGNGKTIDTSHSPTFGVMQGAHT, encoded by the coding sequence ATGGCCGTCAGCACCGCACCTGAAGCGACCCGCACCACCCAGGCAGCACCGGGCAAGCTGGTCGAAATGAACTGGGATCCGATCACGCGGATCGTCGGCAGTCTGGGGATTTACACCAAGATCGATTTTGCGAACCGCCGGGTGGCGGAATGCTACAGCACGTCGTCGATCTTTCGTGGCTATAGCATTTTCATGAAGGGCAAGGACCCGCGCGACGCGCATTTCATCACGAGCCGGATCTGCGGCATCTGTGGCGACAATCACGCGACCTGTTCGGTCTACGCGCAGAACATGGCCTACGGCGTGAAGCCGCCGATGATCGCCGAGTGGATCGTCAATCTCGGCGAAGCGGCTGAATACATGTTCGATCACAACATCTTCCAGGACAACCTGGTGGGCGTGGACTTCTGCGAGACGATGGTCAAGGAGACCAATCCGGGCGTGTGGGCCAAGGCGCAGAAAACGCCGGCGCCGCACGCGGACAAGCACGGCTATCAGACGATCGCGGAGATCATGACCGCGCTCAATCCGTTTACCGGCGAGTTCTACCGCGAGACGCTGATGGTGAGCCGCTATACGCGCGAAATGTTCTGCCTGATGGAAGGACGCCACGTGCATCCGTCGACGCTGTATCCGGGCGGCGTGGGCACTGTGCCGACCATTCAGCTGTTCACCGACTACATCACGCGTTTGATGAAATACGTGGAGTTCATGAAGAAGGTCGTGCCGCTGCACGACGATCTGTTCGACTTCTTCTACGAGGCACTGCCCGGTTATGAAGAGGTGGGCCGGCGCCGTGTACTGCTCGGCTGCTGGGGTTCGTTCCAGGACCCGAACGTGTGCGATTACAACTACAACACCATGACGCAATGGGGCCGCGGCATGTTCGTCACGCCAGGCGTGGTGGTGGACGGCGAACTGGTCACGACCGACCTCGTCGACATCAACCTGAACATCCGCATCCTGCTCGGCAGCTCCTATTACGACGACTGGGATCACGAAGAAACCTTCGTAAAGAACGACCCGCTCGGCAATCCGGTGGACCGCAAGCATCCGTGGAATCAGACCACGCTGCCGCATCCGCAGAAGCGCAAATTCGACGGCAACTATACGTGGGTGATGTCGCCGCGCTGGCTCGACAAACGCACGGGCGACCACCTCGCGCTCGATACCGGCGGCGGTCCGATTGCGCGCCTGTGGGCCACTGCGTTGGCGGGACTGGTGGATATCGGCTATATCAAGGCGACCGGTCACAGCGTGAAGATCTATTTGCCGAAGACCGCGCTCAAGCCCGAAGTCGAATTCGAGTGGAAGATTCCGAAGTGGAGCAACGCGCTCGAACGCGATCGCGCCCGCACGTATTTTCAGGCTTATTCGGCAGCGGCGGCGTTGTATTTCGCGGAGCAGGCGCTCGCCGAATTGCACGCGGGGCGCACCCGCACGTTCAGCGATTTCACCGTGCCGGAAGAAGGCCTCGGTTGCGGCTTCCATGAGGCGGTGCGCGGCGTGCTCTCGCATCACCTCGTGATCCGCGAGGGCAAGATCGCCAACTATCATCCATATCCGCCTACGCCGTGGAACGCCAATCCACGCGATATCTACGGCACGCCCGGACCCTATGAAGACGCGGTGCAGAACACGCCGATCTTCGAAGAGAACGGTCCCGACAGGTTCAAGGGCATCGACATCATGCGCGCCGTGCGCAGCTTCGATCCATGCGTGCCGTGCGGCGTGCATATGTATGTGGGCAACGGCAAGACCATCGACACCTCGCATTCGCCGACCTTCGGCGTGATGCAGGGAGCGCATACGTGA
- a CDS encoding NifU family protein gives MSAQLSDQRAVAAQQRRIEELIAALESLDDPRARESAQELLQVVLDLHASGLARLIEIVSCAGAMDDAMVEAFERDASVSALLLLHGLHPQDLPTRVSRAVEKMRPLLGVQGIQIELLDAAEEAVRVKVAGRLQGKHNSVGELQQEIELVIFEAAPEAMRVDIAGLQDVNVHELRFVPGARTEVHTEAHPEQTEVARRTEAGAQ, from the coding sequence GTGAGCGCCCAGCTGAGCGACCAGCGTGCGGTCGCCGCCCAGCAACGCCGCATCGAGGAACTGATTGCGGCGCTCGAATCGCTCGACGATCCGCGTGCGCGCGAGAGTGCCCAGGAACTGCTGCAGGTTGTGCTCGATCTGCACGCTAGCGGGCTCGCGCGCCTGATCGAAATCGTCTCGTGCGCCGGTGCGATGGATGACGCCATGGTCGAAGCGTTCGAACGCGATGCCAGTGTATCGGCGCTGCTGCTGTTGCACGGTTTGCATCCGCAAGACCTGCCGACGCGCGTGTCGCGCGCGGTGGAGAAGATGCGGCCGCTGCTCGGCGTGCAGGGCATCCAGATCGAATTGCTCGACGCCGCCGAAGAAGCGGTGCGCGTGAAAGTGGCCGGGCGGCTGCAAGGAAAGCACAACTCGGTTGGCGAATTGCAGCAGGAAATCGAACTTGTGATTTTCGAGGCGGCGCCCGAGGCGATGCGCGTCGATATTGCCGGCTTGCAGGACGTCAATGTGCATGAACTGCGCTTCGTGCCTGGTGCGCGCACTGAGGTGCACACCGAAGCGCACCCAGAGCAAACCGAGGTAGCCCGCCGGACCGAGGCCGGCGCGCAATGA
- a CDS encoding DUF5947 family protein produces MTPAAAPTRGWVAGVRHFVSRADDTHCELCGALLLADHPHLFEIGKRTLHCCCRACALLFGSQQNARYRPVPRDARYLNGFCMSDAQWDALAIPIDIAFFFHDSSAQRIVAFYPGPAGGTQSLLDLQAWTELVADNPWLAQLEPDVEALLVNRSEGAREYYRVPIDQCYALTGVIRARWRGISGGRQAWDAIHRFFAALKTLGRVPEGLLHA; encoded by the coding sequence ATGACGCCCGCCGCCGCCCCGACGCGCGGCTGGGTCGCGGGCGTGCGCCATTTCGTGAGCCGAGCCGATGACACACACTGCGAGTTGTGCGGCGCGCTGCTGCTGGCCGATCATCCTCATCTGTTCGAAATCGGCAAACGGACACTGCATTGCTGCTGCCGTGCCTGCGCACTGCTGTTCGGCAGCCAGCAGAATGCGCGCTATCGGCCAGTACCGCGCGACGCGCGTTATCTCAACGGCTTTTGCATGAGCGACGCGCAGTGGGACGCGCTGGCGATTCCCATCGATATTGCTTTCTTCTTTCACGACAGTTCGGCGCAACGTATCGTCGCGTTTTATCCCGGACCAGCAGGCGGCACGCAATCGCTGCTGGATCTGCAGGCGTGGACCGAACTCGTCGCCGATAATCCATGGCTCGCGCAACTCGAGCCCGACGTCGAGGCGCTGCTCGTGAACCGCAGCGAGGGCGCGCGCGAGTACTACCGTGTGCCGATCGACCAATGTTATGCGCTGACCGGCGTGATTCGCGCGCGTTGGCGCGGCATATCGGGCGGACGGCAGGCGTGGGACGCGATTCATCGTTTCTTCGCCGCGCTGAAGACCCTGGGCCGCGTACCGGAGGGCCTGCTCCATGCCTGA
- a CDS encoding DUF6084 family protein translates to MPDLGFTVEAAEMAPFAAAPLLVFRLHIVDAATGTSARREIASITLQCQIQIEATKRRYAPAEQYGLEDLFGIPPRWGDTLRTMLWTHTSAVVPPFTGECTLDLPVPCSYDFNVAATKYFHGLEEGEIPLMLQFSGTVFYREADGALQAAPIPWHKEAPYRLPVALWRDMMARYYPNGAWLCLHRDVFDRLSRFKTRGGLTSWEQAVTSLLDKLEEDIS, encoded by the coding sequence ATGCCTGATCTCGGATTCACCGTCGAGGCGGCGGAAATGGCGCCGTTTGCCGCGGCGCCGCTACTGGTGTTCAGGCTGCATATCGTCGATGCGGCGACGGGTACATCGGCGCGCCGCGAGATTGCCAGCATCACGCTGCAATGCCAGATCCAGATCGAGGCCACGAAACGCCGCTACGCGCCCGCCGAGCAGTACGGTCTCGAAGACCTGTTCGGCATTCCACCGCGTTGGGGAGACACGTTACGCACGATGCTGTGGACCCATACGTCGGCGGTCGTGCCGCCCTTTACCGGCGAATGCACGCTCGATTTGCCCGTGCCTTGCAGCTACGACTTCAATGTGGCCGCCACCAAATATTTTCACGGACTCGAAGAGGGCGAGATTCCGCTGATGCTGCAGTTCAGCGGCACGGTGTTCTATCGCGAAGCCGATGGCGCGTTGCAGGCCGCGCCGATTCCGTGGCACAAGGAGGCGCCGTACCGTCTGCCGGTGGCGCTATGGCGCGACATGATGGCTCGCTATTACCCGAACGGCGCGTGGCTGTGCCTGCACCGCGATGTATTCGATCGCCTCTCGCGCTTTAAAACCCGCGGGGGTCTGACGAGTTGGGAGCAGGCGGTCACGAGCCTGCTCGACAAGCTCGAGGAGGACATATCGTGA
- a CDS encoding hydrogenase maturation protease encodes MSAILVAGIGNVFLGDDGFGVEVVRRLQEQLAAGELPAFAAGVSVADFGIRGVDLCYALLDGVDSAILIDATQRGGAPGTLYVIEPSLEELDGAANGDPYAVPILMSPHEMDPAKVLQTVRMLGGGCEDIVVLGCEPQDFGCEEGEEGRMSLSRPVAAAVEQAAEVVVRLVTARLAQRAVRVA; translated from the coding sequence ATGAGCGCGATCCTGGTGGCCGGCATCGGCAACGTGTTTCTCGGCGACGACGGCTTTGGCGTCGAAGTGGTGCGGCGTTTGCAGGAACAGTTGGCCGCGGGCGAGTTGCCGGCATTCGCGGCGGGCGTGAGCGTCGCGGACTTCGGCATTCGCGGCGTCGATCTGTGTTACGCGCTGCTCGACGGCGTGGACAGCGCGATCCTGATCGACGCGACGCAGCGTGGCGGCGCGCCTGGCACGCTGTATGTGATCGAGCCGTCTCTCGAAGAGTTGGACGGCGCTGCAAACGGCGATCCCTATGCCGTCCCGATCCTGATGTCACCGCACGAGATGGACCCGGCCAAGGTGCTGCAAACCGTGCGCATGCTCGGCGGCGGTTGCGAGGACATTGTCGTGCTCGGCTGCGAGCCGCAGGACTTCGGTTGCGAAGAGGGCGAAGAAGGACGGATGAGTTTGAGCCGCCCCGTGGCGGCCGCGGTGGAGCAGGCCGCCGAGGTGGTGGTGCGGCTCGTGACGGCGAGGCTGGCACAGCGCGCCGTGCGCGTGGCCTGA
- a CDS encoding DUF6893 family small protein, protein MKGFLKYLLLPALVVGVLANMKDIKRYIRIRNM, encoded by the coding sequence ATGAAAGGATTCCTGAAGTATCTCTTGTTGCCGGCATTGGTGGTCGGCGTGTTGGCGAATATGAAGGACATCAAGCGCTATATCCGCATCCGCAACATGTAG
- the hypF gene encoding carbamoyltransferase HypF, with translation MSTHAQPGGQGSTQHPAVVGPVGEEIRVRGLVQGVGFRPTVWRLAHACGVVGDVCNDSDGVLIHAWGDAWTLQRFIDSLSAECPPLARIDAIERHQLNAAAEANDFRIVPSVSGHVQTGVTPDAVICADCAADLADPANRRYRYPFTNCTHCGPRLSIVQAIPYDRANTTMAAFAMCDACRAEYDDPADRRFHAQPVACPACGPRVWLESRDGARVNGDDPCRAASQLLRHGAIVAIKGLGGFQLACDAGDETAVARLRRLKRRERKPFALMARDLQAVRRYCTPTEAERALLASAGGPIVIMSADGAECVAPSVAPGVGTLGFMLPSTPLHRLLTESTDSALVMTSGNTSDEPPCIDNADARARLGRIADVFLMHDRDISRRVDDSVARVVQGSARIVRRARGYAPAPLLLPEGFADTPAVLAMGGELKNTFCLAHDAQAIVSHHIGDLEDALTYADYRRAVAQYLRLFEHEPQVVALDLHPEYLSRKIGYELAQASRIPVVEVQHHHAHLAACMAENGVAFDASPMLGVALDGLGYGDDGTLWGGEFMLADYRGYTRLGRFKPVAMPGGTRAIDEPWRNAYAHLRAAFDWHGFTRHYSGLDMQQFLGSRPRAALDSMIAQRVNSPLASSAGRLFDAVAATLGVCRERVLYEGQAAIELEALVDQHTLRNDSDAHAYPFELTNTMPGGLRCIEPRPMWEALLDDLLRCTPVPVIAARFHKGVAIAIVRMVECLADLLTGPADARSVALSGGVFQNRILFEQVVTRLGEAGFRVLTHRQVPANDGGLSLGQAVVAAARQRGEA, from the coding sequence ATGAGCACGCATGCACAGCCCGGCGGGCAGGGTTCGACGCAGCATCCGGCGGTCGTGGGACCGGTCGGCGAAGAAATCCGCGTGCGCGGACTGGTGCAGGGCGTCGGCTTCCGGCCGACCGTGTGGCGGCTCGCGCATGCCTGCGGCGTGGTCGGCGACGTGTGCAACGACAGCGACGGCGTGCTGATTCATGCATGGGGCGACGCGTGGACGCTGCAGCGCTTCATCGACAGCCTGAGCGCCGAGTGTCCGCCGCTTGCGCGCATCGACGCGATCGAGCGCCATCAGTTGAACGCGGCGGCCGAGGCGAACGACTTTCGTATCGTGCCGAGCGTGAGCGGCCATGTGCAAACCGGCGTCACGCCCGACGCGGTGATCTGCGCCGACTGCGCGGCGGACCTCGCCGACCCGGCGAACCGCCGCTACCGTTATCCGTTTACCAACTGCACGCACTGCGGACCGCGGCTGTCGATCGTGCAGGCCATTCCCTACGATCGCGCCAATACGACGATGGCGGCGTTCGCCATGTGCGACGCGTGTCGCGCGGAATACGACGATCCCGCTGACCGGCGCTTTCACGCGCAACCGGTTGCGTGCCCGGCATGCGGCCCGCGTGTCTGGCTGGAGAGCCGCGACGGCGCCCGTGTCAACGGCGACGACCCGTGCCGCGCGGCGAGCCAGTTGTTGCGGCACGGCGCGATCGTCGCGATCAAGGGCCTAGGTGGTTTTCAACTGGCCTGCGATGCGGGCGACGAAACCGCGGTCGCGCGTCTGCGGCGGCTGAAGCGGCGCGAGCGCAAACCCTTCGCCCTGATGGCGCGCGATCTGCAAGCCGTGCGCCGGTATTGCACGCCGACCGAAGCCGAACGCGCGCTGCTCGCGAGCGCGGGCGGACCGATCGTGATCATGTCCGCCGACGGCGCCGAATGCGTTGCGCCGAGTGTCGCGCCGGGCGTCGGCACGTTGGGCTTCATGCTGCCGTCCACGCCGCTGCATCGGCTGCTGACGGAGTCGACGGATTCCGCGCTCGTGATGACGAGCGGCAATACCAGCGACGAGCCGCCGTGCATCGACAACGCGGACGCCCGCGCGCGGCTCGGCCGTATCGCCGATGTATTCCTGATGCACGATCGCGACATTTCGCGCCGGGTCGACGATTCCGTGGCGCGCGTGGTGCAGGGGAGCGCGCGGATCGTGCGGCGCGCGCGCGGCTATGCGCCGGCGCCGCTGCTGTTGCCCGAAGGTTTCGCCGACACCCCCGCGGTATTGGCGATGGGCGGCGAGCTCAAGAACACCTTCTGCCTTGCGCACGACGCGCAGGCGATCGTCTCGCATCACATCGGCGATCTGGAAGACGCGCTGACGTATGCGGACTATCGCCGCGCGGTGGCGCAGTATCTGCGTCTGTTCGAGCATGAACCGCAGGTGGTCGCGCTCGACCTGCATCCGGAGTATCTGTCGCGCAAGATCGGCTACGAGCTCGCGCAAGCCTCGCGGATTCCGGTGGTCGAAGTGCAGCATCACCACGCGCATCTCGCTGCGTGCATGGCGGAAAACGGCGTCGCCTTCGATGCCTCGCCGATGCTCGGCGTCGCGCTCGACGGCCTGGGTTACGGCGACGACGGCACACTGTGGGGCGGCGAATTCATGCTGGCCGACTATCGCGGCTATACGCGGCTCGGCCGCTTCAAGCCGGTCGCGATGCCGGGCGGCACGCGCGCTATCGACGAGCCGTGGCGCAATGCCTACGCGCATCTGCGGGCGGCTTTCGACTGGCATGGCTTTACGCGCCACTACAGCGGTCTGGACATGCAGCAGTTCCTGGGCAGCCGTCCGCGCGCCGCGCTCGACTCGATGATCGCGCAGCGCGTGAACAGCCCGCTCGCGAGTTCGGCTGGGCGTCTGTTCGACGCGGTGGCGGCCACGCTCGGCGTGTGCCGCGAGCGTGTGCTTTACGAAGGCCAGGCCGCGATCGAACTGGAGGCGCTGGTCGATCAGCACACGCTGCGCAACGATAGCGACGCGCATGCCTATCCGTTCGAGTTGACCAACACCATGCCGGGCGGCTTGCGCTGCATCGAACCCCGGCCGATGTGGGAAGCCTTGCTGGACGATCTGCTGCGCTGTACGCCCGTGCCCGTGATTGCGGCGCGTTTTCACAAGGGCGTGGCGATTGCGATCGTGCGCATGGTGGAGTGTCTTGCCGATCTGCTGACTGGTCCGGCCGACGCGCGCAGCGTCGCGCTATCGGGTGGCGTGTTCCAGAACCGCATCCTGTTCGAGCAGGTTGTCACGCGCCTTGGCGAAGCAGGGTTTCGCGTGCTGACGCACCGCCAGGTGCCGGCCAACGACGGTGGATTGTCGCTCGGGCAGGCGGTCGTCGCGGCGGCGCGGCAGCGCGGCGAGGCTTGA
- a CDS encoding HypC/HybG/HupF family hydrogenase formation chaperone, producing the protein MCLGIPGQIVEVTDAANDLALVNVGGVRRVINIAFVTDADRPASACVGEWVLVHVGFAMSRLDEQEAARTLALLHELGVAQGEMDELSGAP; encoded by the coding sequence ATGTGTTTAGGCATCCCAGGGCAGATCGTCGAAGTGACGGATGCGGCGAACGATCTCGCGCTCGTCAACGTCGGCGGTGTGCGGCGCGTGATCAACATCGCGTTCGTGACCGACGCAGACCGGCCGGCGAGCGCGTGCGTCGGCGAATGGGTGCTGGTGCATGTCGGCTTTGCGATGAGCCGGCTCGACGAGCAGGAAGCGGCGCGCACGCTTGCGCTGCTGCACGAACTGGGCGTCGCGCAGGGCGAGATGGATGAGCTGAGCGGCGCGCCGTGA
- a CDS encoding SIS domain-containing protein, with protein sequence MPEHESLQALYPFLHGAHQDAQRLDAALLESVRRKAQDSVDAKTRFFEESAPEVVRVAHAIADVYRRGGRLFAMGNGGSSCDAAHIAVEFLHPVTTGRPALTAINLVADMAMLTAVGNDVGFNHIFVRQLVAQARRGDALIGVSTSGNSENLLAAFAKAKEMELLTVGLSGHDGGRMATSAALDHCLVVRSDSIHRVQETHVAIYHILWDLVHTLLADDRGGLGASATAAAGGTP encoded by the coding sequence ATGCCCGAACATGAATCGCTGCAAGCGCTGTATCCGTTCCTGCATGGCGCGCATCAGGACGCGCAGCGGCTCGACGCCGCCCTGCTCGAATCGGTGCGTCGCAAGGCACAGGACAGCGTGGACGCGAAGACGCGTTTCTTCGAGGAAAGCGCGCCCGAGGTCGTGCGCGTTGCTCACGCCATTGCCGACGTGTATCGCCGCGGCGGCCGGCTCTTCGCGATGGGCAACGGCGGTTCGAGTTGCGACGCGGCGCATATCGCCGTCGAATTTCTGCATCCCGTGACGACGGGACGCCCCGCGCTCACCGCCATCAATCTCGTCGCCGACATGGCCATGTTGACGGCGGTCGGCAACGACGTCGGCTTCAATCACATTTTCGTCCGGCAACTGGTGGCGCAGGCGCGGCGCGGCGATGCGCTGATCGGCGTGTCGACGAGCGGCAATTCGGAGAACCTGCTGGCCGCGTTCGCGAAGGCGAAAGAAATGGAACTGCTGACCGTCGGACTCTCCGGTCACGACGGCGGACGCATGGCGACGAGCGCCGCGCTCGATCATTGCCTCGTGGTGAGAAGCGACAGCATCCATCGCGTGCAGGAAACGCATGTCGCGATCTATCACATTCTGTGGGACCTCGTGCATACGCTGCTCGCCGACGACCGTGGCGGTCTCGGCGCTTCGGCCACGGCGGCTGCGGGAGGCACGCCATGA
- the hypD gene encoding hydrogenase formation protein HypD, whose translation MKYVDEFRDPEKAKTLAREIRALVSRIERAKQRPLQIMEVCGGHTHTIFRYGIQQLLPDAVEFVHGPGCPVCVLPMGRVDDCVALAERPEVIFTTFGDAMRVPGSKKSLLKAKADGADVRMVYSPLDALKIAQLNPQREVIFFGLGFETTMPSTAMTVLQAHAREVTNFSLFCNHITIIPTIKAILDSPDLHLDGFLGPGHVSMVIGTRPYDFIARHYRKPITVAGFEPLDVLQSMWMVLRQIADGRCEVENQYGRIVPEDGNAQALSAVARVFETREFFEWRGLGSIDHSGVRMREAFAGFDAERKFAVPNLKIADPKACQCGEVLKGVIKPHQCKVFGTACTPESPLGSLMVSSEGACAAYYNYGRIDTSRIDERRLARQAVASATSAGAACPGAGGLAGAAATADALATSTARGGL comes from the coding sequence ATGAAATATGTCGATGAGTTTCGCGACCCGGAGAAGGCGAAAACGCTCGCGAGGGAGATCCGCGCGCTGGTGTCGCGCATCGAACGCGCGAAGCAACGGCCGTTGCAAATCATGGAAGTGTGCGGTGGCCACACGCATACGATTTTCCGCTACGGCATCCAGCAACTGCTGCCGGACGCCGTGGAGTTCGTGCACGGTCCCGGCTGCCCGGTGTGCGTGCTACCGATGGGCCGCGTCGACGATTGCGTCGCGCTGGCGGAGCGCCCGGAGGTGATTTTCACGACGTTCGGCGACGCGATGCGCGTGCCCGGTTCGAAGAAAAGCCTGCTCAAGGCGAAAGCCGACGGCGCCGACGTGCGCATGGTCTATTCGCCGCTCGACGCATTGAAGATCGCGCAACTCAATCCGCAACGCGAGGTGATCTTCTTCGGCCTTGGCTTCGAGACGACGATGCCGAGCACCGCCATGACCGTCTTGCAGGCGCACGCGCGAGAGGTCACGAATTTCTCGCTGTTCTGCAATCACATCACGATCATTCCGACCATCAAGGCGATTCTCGATTCGCCGGACTTGCACCTCGACGGCTTTCTCGGGCCCGGACATGTCAGCATGGTGATCGGCACGCGGCCGTATGACTTCATCGCGCGGCATTATCGCAAGCCGATTACGGTGGCCGGCTTCGAACCGCTCGACGTGCTGCAATCGATGTGGATGGTGCTCAGGCAGATCGCGGATGGCCGCTGCGAGGTCGAGAACCAGTACGGCCGCATCGTGCCTGAGGATGGCAACGCGCAGGCGTTGTCGGCGGTGGCGCGCGTGTTCGAGACGCGCGAGTTCTTCGAGTGGCGTGGACTCGGCTCGATCGATCATTCCGGCGTGCGCATGCGCGAGGCGTTTGCGGGATTCGATGCGGAGCGCAAGTTCGCGGTGCCGAACCTGAAGATCGCGGATCCGAAAGCCTGTCAATGTGGCGAGGTGCTCAAGGGCGTGATCAAACCGCATCAATGCAAGGTGTTCGGCACCGCGTGCACGCCCGAGTCGCCGCTCGGTTCGCTGATGGTGTCGAGCGAGGGCGCTTGTGCCGCGTATTACAACTACGGACGGATTGATACGTCGCGTATCGATGAGCGCCGCCTCGCGCGCCAAGCGGTAGCGTCGGCCACCAGTGCGGGCGCGGCATGTCCTGGTGCCGGCGGCCTGGCCGGGGCGGCAGCGACGGCCGACGCGCTCGCCACCTCCACCGCGCGAGGCGGCCTGTGA
- the hypE gene encoding hydrogenase expression/formation protein HypE — MNDRAATSIEPGTPHRVRRVRDASVNLAHGSGGRAMRDLIEDVFVSTFDNPTLAALEDQAVFALADLAAHGDRLALTTDSYVVDPLFFPGGDIGTLAVSGTVNDLAVCGATPLYLTCAVVIEEGFSVDLLRRVAASMQRVALEAGVAIVTGDTKVVERGCADKLFINTAGIGVVRPDVAISARNASPGDVVIVNGYLGDHGAAILVARQQLALEADVESDCRPLNGLIAAMLDACPRIRCLRDATRGGVATVLNEFAQSSNVTIRIEEAALPLREQVQGACEILGLDPLYLANEGKLVAVVPADAAERVLAVMRAHPAGREAAAIGVVERSEADARGLVVMRTVFGGQRIVDMLVGEQLPRIC; from the coding sequence GTGAACGACCGCGCCGCCACTTCCATCGAACCCGGCACACCGCATCGCGTGCGGCGCGTGCGAGACGCTTCCGTCAATCTGGCGCACGGCAGCGGCGGCCGCGCAATGCGCGATCTGATTGAAGACGTGTTCGTCTCGACCTTCGACAATCCCACGCTCGCGGCGCTGGAAGATCAGGCCGTCTTCGCGCTTGCCGATCTCGCCGCGCACGGCGACCGGCTCGCCTTGACGACCGATAGTTACGTGGTCGATCCGCTGTTCTTCCCCGGTGGCGACATCGGCACGCTGGCCGTGTCCGGTACGGTGAACGATCTGGCGGTGTGCGGCGCGACGCCTCTCTATCTGACGTGCGCGGTGGTGATCGAGGAGGGCTTCTCCGTCGATCTGCTGCGCCGCGTCGCGGCGAGCATGCAGCGCGTCGCGCTCGAAGCCGGCGTCGCGATCGTCACGGGTGACACTAAAGTGGTGGAACGCGGTTGCGCGGACAAGCTGTTCATCAACACCGCGGGCATTGGCGTGGTGCGGCCCGATGTCGCGATCTCAGCGCGCAATGCAAGTCCGGGTGACGTGGTGATCGTCAACGGCTATCTCGGCGATCACGGCGCGGCGATTCTGGTGGCGCGTCAACAGCTTGCACTCGAAGCCGACGTAGAGAGCGATTGTCGGCCCCTGAACGGCCTGATCGCGGCGATGCTCGACGCGTGCCCGCGGATTCGCTGTCTGCGCGATGCGACGCGCGGCGGCGTTGCGACCGTGCTCAACGAATTCGCGCAAAGTTCGAACGTGACGATACGGATCGAGGAAGCCGCGCTGCCGTTGCGCGAACAGGTACAGGGCGCCTGCGAAATTCTCGGGCTGGATCCGCTGTATCTGGCCAATGAAGGCAAGCTGGTGGCCGTCGTGCCCGCCGATGCCGCCGAACGCGTGCTGGCCGTCATGCGCGCGCATCCGGCGGGACGCGAGGCTGCGGCGATCGGTGTGGTTGAACGGAGCGAGGCGGATGCGCGCGGGCTCGTCGTCATGCGGACCGTGTTCGGCGGGCAACGCATCGTCGATATGCTGGTGGGCGAACAACTGCCGCGCATCTGCTGA
- the hypA gene encoding hydrogenase maturation nickel metallochaperone HypA, with the protein MHELSIASSVVEICAEQAHGARVRRVTLEIGQLSAVMPEAIRFCFDVCAKDTAVEGATLDIVVIPGEARCLTCGATLAVDVPFGQCACGSESLELISGQQLKIRQMEVV; encoded by the coding sequence GTGCACGAGTTGAGTATTGCGAGCAGCGTCGTCGAGATTTGCGCGGAACAGGCGCACGGCGCGCGCGTCCGACGCGTGACGCTGGAGATCGGGCAGTTATCGGCGGTGATGCCGGAGGCGATCCGGTTCTGCTTCGACGTGTGCGCGAAAGACACGGCGGTGGAGGGTGCGACGCTGGATATCGTCGTGATACCGGGCGAGGCGCGTTGTCTTACCTGTGGCGCGACGCTCGCGGTCGATGTGCCGTTCGGGCAATGCGCTTGCGGCAGCGAGAGTCTCGAACTGATTTCCGGCCAGCAGTTGAAGATCCGGCAGATGGAGGTGGTGTGA